The segment atCCTGCTTGTAATGTTGAGTCTTTTCTAACTGTGATGTTCCCCCCAACCTTTCCCTGGGTTTTGCATTGCCAGTAGCTAAAAGCTACCTTTTGACAAGCTGTTCACCTTAGTTTTCTGCTATGAGAACTGTGCTGCCTCTCTCAGCTGAAGTAGTTTTAGGTAGCCTTCGGCACTGTGTGTTGCAtattggctgtggtggtcaaGTTTAGCTACCTCTTTGCAACTTCAGGTTGCAAGTGGCTGTAGATCAGACAATAGAGGACAAATGGTTTAATTAATCTTAATATCATTTTGAGCCTACCGCTGCAATCAGTTGATCATGTTTATACATGTACCTACGCTGACACAAAatcttactgaaataaaaaacgTCAATGGACAAAGTGAGGGTTTGCAAGATCCATCTTTCTAATATCAGTAGCTATGCCTTGTTTTAAAGAAGACTGGATTTACTTTGATTTCTAGATCAGTGCAGGTTACATTGAACAGATAATTTAATGTATCTCATTGATTTTCCCTGTAATACTGTTGAAACACAAGTCACTGCTCTAATAATTTGTTTTACCATTGAAAGTCAGTATGCAGATCTGGTCCCCTGGGATATCAATGTGTAATCAGATACTCCATGATCTAATCAGGTTCTGCAAGGAGTATGCTGTCAATTCAATGCTTAGCAGTAGAAAGCTTcatcaaaatggaaaatatttaaagtaaatatttaattaatatttaaagtaaaatgcaGTTCAAAGAGACAACCATGAAAAGTGGGGTGTGCAAAATTTTAAGACGTTTCTCAGATTAAACAAAGCCAAATCCAAACTAGAGTCTAAGATGATTTGTTGTGACACTATTGTTAAAGAAGGAAATGTTATAGTTGTCACTTCAGTTTATAGGGTTTGTTCCAGTTCAGTTAAAATATAGCATTGCCATCAGAAATTACTGACTAGCAGGATTTCATTAATGTGATACTTGCCACAGCATGCGtgatttggaaaataattttgaaagcagCTACAAAAATGTCAGCAGCAGAGGGTATGACCTGGGCTCTGAACTCATTTTGATGCTAGGATTTGTATCTCCGAGGGCCTAGCCCTACAGtccatttcagaaatacaagTCCTGCTGACCTTGAAGGAGTTTTGCAAGCAGTGCGACATAGGCAGAGGAGCAGACCTGCTTGCTGTGAGGAGTCTTGGCAGAAGCACCTCCttcagctggggcagcaggagtgtggctctgcctgcagccagacAGTATTTCTGTATAAATGGCCAGATTTCACCACCAGGTATTAGAAGGCTAGTGGTAGGCAGGGGTGATGATTATCTCCCAGGATCAGCTCATCTTTCCATAAAGCAAGGCGAAGTCCCTTAGAGAGGAATGTGTTTGCAGATGTTGGCTTTGTCAGCTGCTTTCATGTAAATGTCTAAATGctgagcaaaataatttttttgtgtgtgtgtgtggttgtaGGTTTTTTTAGTGGACGTACCTTGAGACAGAGAGAATTTTGCACAGCAAAGTGTCTTACATATTTGTATTCAACTTCGCTATGTTGTGGAAAATGGTAACTTATATACGCAGGCAGGTTAAGTAGTATGTCTTGTTCTTGTCCATAGCGTGTAGTGGAGTTTTGGTATTTTATCAGTGAATGCAATGCTGTCCTTGGCTTCATCTGTTGTACTTACGTAGCAATGGAAAGCAAAGAATTTTAGCGGTAAATTTAAGAAGGAGAACAGCGTTCAGTAACCTTGTTGATGATCACATCAGACTTGAAATAAAGGAATGGTCAGAAAGATTGCATGTCCTTGGTGTTTTTCAACTCATATTTTAGCTGGCTGTAAAGGTGTTGGTGggggttgttgttggtttggtgtggttttgctttggttCTGCAAACTAGGCAGTGCATGATTCAGTGTGCAGGGCCAAGCCCTCCTCCTCTCGGCTCTACATATTTATTATGTGACCAGCTTTGCTGGAGTTACACCAGGACTGCTTTGACATTCAGAGCCCGCTGACTTCAGTGAGCTTAAAGGTGTAAGAGCAAGCTaggagagagcagagggagTGCCCAGACAAGTGGTGGAACAAGCATTACGTTTCCTTCAAGTTCTAGTCAGGTGCTGCTGGGGTAAATGCTGCCAGAGGAATGTAGTGTATTGagaagggcaggggaagagcCCATTGGTGAGTATGGGTACAGccagaaaattatgtttattaAGAAAGAATCACTAATGACTTCTAATTTATGAACAAAATATTGATTGTTTTCATCTGTTGTGTTTTTAGGGTCTCATGACTCATTTAGCTTCTACATTGATGAAGCCTCTCCAGTTGGGCCTGAACAGCCAGAGACGGTCCAGAATTTTGTGTCGGTTTTTGGGACTGTGGCTAAAAAGCTGATGAGGAAGTGGCTGGCTACACAGACCATGAACTTCACCAGCCAGCTGGGGGCAGGTATAAGGTATTTTGATCTTAGAATTTCCACCAAGCCCAGAGACCCAGACAACGAACTCTACTTTGCTCATGGTTTATTCAGTGCCAAAGTCAAGGAGGGTCTGGAAGAGATCAATGCATTTCTCACTGACCACCCAAAAGAAGTGGTCTTCTTGGACTTCAATCACTTCTATGGGATGCAGAAGTATCATCATGAAAAGCTTGTCCAAATGCTCAAAGACACGTATGGGAACAAAATGTGTCCTGCGATATTTGCCCATGAAGTCAGCCTCCAGTACCTGTGGGAAAAGGAACACCAAGTGCTGGTGTTCTACCACAGTCCAGTGGCTCTCGAGGTACCATTTCTTTGGCCAGGCCAGATGATGCCAGCTCCCTGGGCAAACACAACAGATCCAGAAAAACTGATCCAGTTCCTCCAGGCGTCAatcactgaaagaagaaagaagggctCCTTTTTTATATCTCAAGTAGTGCTGACACCAAAGGCTAGTACAGTGGTGAAGGGGGTTGCAAGTGGTCTCAGAGAAACAATCACAGAAAGGTAAGTTTCTGGCAGGTAACGTGCTGACTGTGCTGAATGTGTGTGTTGGTGATGCTGCTTTCCTAATTGCTGTTAAAGAAACTCCAGCACATGTATTTCCTCTATGCTACTGTGGGTTATTCAGAACCTGGGCATAATCCTGAATTATTTAAAGAGAAACACATTGAGGGAGAAACTTTTGTATCTTGAAAGGCAATCTGGCATTGAAGCCTAATGATACCTTACGGGATTGgcttagccttttttttttgtgtgtgtgtgtgtgaatgcgggtttttccatttgttttctttttagaatgTGATTTCTTACCATAAGCACTGAACATCTTGCCTCGGATTTCCTTACTTAATGTTGACAAATCTATCTGAATGATCAAGATcatttaagtttttatttatgcattaagCTTCAGGTATtgggtaaatatttttttcattttggcttaTCAGCAAAGCCTGACACTGCAGAATTTGCATCCTTAACTACCTTTATACACCTTAACAATGTGTGGCTTTTCTCTCTGCATACCATCATACGTTATATCAAAGATACCAGGACACCATTGGAGTGAACTCGCCTCCTGACAGGCATTCATTTATCATACAGGAAAGAGACTGCAGACCATTGTAGAGGTTCTGTACGTGGAATACTGTGTTGACAGTCCATTAATTGTTACATTACAAAAAGAGCCATCTGTGCAAAACATGCATTATTTATACCATTCTGACTTTGATAAATCAGAGCCAGTTTTCAGCTTAAAGGCATATATGTGTGACTGTGTTCTTGACAACTTGGTAGGAAACCTAACACAATGCCAAGACACAagagctatttttttccccttaaaaaaataaagggttGCAGGGTGTCACAAATTTATAATGCATGTCAATGGCCTGCTaatgttctgctccctgcctggaTCTGCCTGTGCCAGGAAGGTGTATCGGGAACAGTCCCCTTCTGTGAGATGAATGATGCAGTGCCTGTGACACTGCAACCTGCAACAAAAACATGCCTCATTTTTGAGAAAGGTTGAGCCATTTTTATGGCAGATTTCCTAAGCAACttttaacttgaaaaaacaGGGCAAAACTTTACCTGAAATGGTAAAACATTGATGCAGAAGGTTTTGTAAGCAGTGGAATATGATTCAGAAGTGCTTGAGTGACTGCACTTGAATATACTCCATGTATGTTTTTATAGGTTCCATTGGACTAGTGATCTTCCATTCTGCTGAGTCTGAAGAGCACTTCTGTGTACTGAAATGCTACTTTGTTGATGGGTTTTACTGTTGAACACTCAACTTGTTTTTGAGGGATTTGTTTTCCCTGGTAAACATCTTTCCAAGTGTTCTTGTCTCTTCTCAttgcagggaggttggactagatgacctttaaagttTGCTTGCCACACgaactgttctatgattctttaGCACAATCAAGAAACTACCAGGTTCTTCTTAATGCTTGCTGCATCATTAAaataaccattaaaaaaatcttttcttctttggctCGTAATGTGCTTCCTTGAAGctgcttagaaaaataaaaacttcaaatGGATTCTGGATGTGTTTGGCTAAGCTCTGAATGACTTGAGCCTTTGAAGCCTTAGAATGCCTTTCTCTACAGCAAATTTTGAGATTATAAACTAACTTGAAATGTCAGTAACTGAGTAACAGTATCTGAATAACAGTTATAACAGTAACAGGGCTGGAATACCTGGGAATGTTGGTTTTCCaaatttaacagatttttttgcatgAGCAACGTGTGTAATCATGTCTGCTGCAAGAAtactttttcccttctttgccTAGCTCTTAacctttgcaaaagaaaaggacCTTTAAAATTATCTCCAAAGCTAGTATTTAATCTTCCAAGAGTGGCAtctcattttgaatttttatttttattacaaaactgTACTGTAGGAAGACACAGGCTTGGCATGTGTGTTAATTTACATACAAACTGAGTTTGTATATTGAGTGAACTGCTCTAAAAGTAAACATCAAGTATACTCAGAACTGCTCCTCATTTGatgatgataaaaaaataaataatgagcAATTAAATCATGCAGCACAGTAAGTAGAATTTGCAGAATTCTCTACAGTCTCACTGCATTAATGCATTTCAGTAATTTAGAAGTATGTAAACCATGCTAATGGAGCCAGGGCAT is part of the Falco biarmicus isolate bFalBia1 chromosome Z, bFalBia1.pri, whole genome shotgun sequence genome and harbors:
- the PLCXD3 gene encoding PI-PLC X domain-containing protein 3 isoform X1; protein product: MASSQGKNELRFADWMAALPSSIHRTPLTNLAIPGSHDSFSFYIDEASPVGPEQPETVQNFVSVFGTVAKKLMRKWLATQTMNFTSQLGAGIRYFDLRISTKPRDPDNELYFAHGLFSAKVKEGLEEINAFLTDHPKEVVFLDFNHFYGMQKYHHEKLVQMLKDTYGNKMCPAIFAHEVSLQYLWEKEHQVLVFYHSPVALEVPFLWPGQMMPAPWANTTDPEKLIQFLQASITERRKKGSFFISQVVLTPKASTVVKGVASGLRETITERALPAMMQWVRTQKPGEGGVNIITADFVELGDFISTVIKLNYALDEVTREKLRLHYTTHAVSQLV
- the PLCXD3 gene encoding PI-PLC X domain-containing protein 3 isoform X2; protein product: MASSQGKNELRFADWMAALPSSIHRTPLTNLAIPGSHDSFSFYIDEASPVGPEQPETVQNFVSVFGTVAKKLMRKWLATQTMNFTSQLGAGIRYFDLRISTKPRDPDNELYFAHGLFSAKVKEGLEEINAFLTDHPKEVVFLDFNHFYGMQKYHHEKLVQMLKDTYGNKMCPAIFAHEVSLQYLWEKEHQVLVFYHSPVALEVPFLWPGQMMPAPWANTTDPEKLIQFLQASITERRKKGSFFISQVVLTPKASTVVKGVASGLRETITERALPAMMQWVRTQKPGEGGVNIITADFVELGDFISTVIKLNYALDEGEDDTT